The sequence ATGATCGGGACTCCACCGATGGCCAGCCACCAACCTGTGTGGTCGGTGTCATGAAGGCGTCGTACTGATACGGCCCAGCTTGGAATTATCAAGACTACTTCCCAAATGACCTCCAAGATACCCGTACCGGCTTCCAGGCGGAGGCCGAAATTGCCTGTCAGAGCGTCGATTAGCCCAAGGATAAGCCAGATAATGACACTGAACAAGAGAAAGTACCAGTACTCTTTTCGGCTCGCCCTGCCGTTTAACACCGCGTACTTTTTCAGAGCCTTCAGATACCATTTCATGTTCAGCTCATAGTAGGTATTGATTCGTGATGTCTTTGTGAAAAGGCCACGATAATTCACTCCCCTGCGAATTAAGGCCTACTGGCAATTTTAGATTCGTAATTATGATACCGTTGCTTTCTAAAAAAAAGCAATATAA is a genomic window of Syntrophorhabdaceae bacterium containing:
- a CDS encoding DUF805 domain-containing protein, whose protein sequence is MKWYLKALKKYAVLNGRASRKEYWYFLLFSVIIWLILGLIDALTGNFGLRLEAGTGILEVIWEVVLIIPSWAVSVRRLHDTDHTGWWLAIGGVPIIGVIALNLVFMVKDGTPGWNQYGPDPKKAIA